The genomic stretch GACGTGCTGGAACTCCCAACCGGCTTTGCCGCCTTGCACGACCACGTCGCAAAGCTTCTCCATCCGGCATGAGCGCACGATGCGTTCGTGAAGGTCCTGTAGACATGCTCGATCTGCGGGGGCCGAGCGGGCGACCTAAGCCTCAGCCGTCGAGTACACCCCATGCAGCGATGTCCTCCGTGCTGCTCGCGGCACCTTGCGCGCGCAGGTGAACACCTGCGCCTCCCCGCGCACCACCCCATGACGCAGCCCCGCAACGCCAGCGCTGCCGGGAACAGGTGGCGGTATCCGCGCATCGCCAAATTGTGCCCCTTTTTGTACCCCCTGACCCGTAGATTTCCGCCGTGATCTGTGGTTTACTCGTAGGGCATCGGTGGTTTAAACTCAGTTAAGACCCACCACGACGATCGTCGACCAGGGTCCCCTGCCGCCGTCGTCAGTCCGACGCTATGACCCACAGGAGGAACAGGCATGCTTGCCAGCCGCTCACCCAAACGCATCCGTCGCCGCTCTACCCTGTTCGCCGCACTCGCCCTGAGTGCTACGCTGCTGCTCTCCGCCCTGGTGCCGCAGAACGTTGCGCCGGCGCACGCCCGGCCCTTGTTCCGCATGCCGTTTCGCTGTGGACAAACCTGGATCGCCAGCACACGCAGCAATCACAACCCGCTCTACGCCGTTGATTTCAACCGCGACAATGACTTCGGCGATGCAGTGATCGCGAGTGCCGGTGGCACGATCTCCGTGATTCGCAACCTTGGCGATGAGAGCTATGGTCGCTATATGATCATCAACCACGGCGGCGGCTGGACCACGCTGTACGCCCACCTGTCCGAAACCTTTGGGAGCGTGGGCCAGTCCGTGTCGATGGGCACGCGCATCGGCTCGGTCGGGAACAGCGGCGGCAGCAGCGGCGCGCACCTGCACTACGAGCAGCGCTACAACAGCTCTGCCGTGAAGGCCATCTTAGGCAGCTACGAGGTCAAATATTTCGACGATTATCAGCCACTCACCAGCCATAACAGTTGCTAATCGGCCACATTGTGGCACCGCAGGACCTTCGGGCGCGCTTGGCCGCGCCCCCTGACTTCTGCAGATCGCCTCAGGGCTTCCGCCGGTTCGTGCGCTGCCGGTTCCGGAGGGTCCAGAACCGGCGTTCCGTGATCCACGACTACCAGCACTCCGCATCGGGCTGGCGCACAAAAGCGTATGTGCTGCGGAGCCTCGGACGCCGCGCGTGTGAGGAAACGGGCCTCGATCGGCGAGTCTACAAGCCGGACCAGCCGCACCATGCTGTCCATTGGTACGTCCCCTATCATTCGCGATCACGGCGGGTATGTCAGCAAACCAGCGGCCAAGCCAGGCGAGTCTTCTCTTCCTACCCTGCTCCTGCTTTCCCCAGGAACGTGGTAAGGCACGACGCAGGACGAAACACACGAGCACGGCACGGGGATGCAGCGGTAGCCCCTCGCAGCGGTGTTGCCAGCACCCAGGCTGGTCGCCGCTGAAGGAGCTACCGCCCCAGGATGATGTCTGAGTCGCCACGTGGCACATCCATGCACTACGATGGCACGAGAGGTGCCGAGCGGTTGCTTACCCCAAAATAATGTTATGTCAACCCCATGCGCGCCAGGTGATTACCTGCATCAACGATACATGTCACGACGCCCGGCGCGTGGCTGTGCGCTTCCGGCGCCTGAGTTTCGACATGACGCGCGCACATCAGTCGGGGTTCTCCTGCCGATGAACGCGGCATCCTTCCTCGTGTCACGGTGTCGTCTACCACGAACCGGCTAAATCGGCTGCACGACGCGCTCCTCCGGGAGCGGCTACATGATCGGTCGTGGCAACCGATCCTTCAGCGTAGCAATCTGCTCGTCTGATGCGACCAGTTGTTGGCGCAGGTGTCGGGGAAGGAAGCCCTGCTTCGCGTTTGGACTCGCCGTCGATTCGACCGACCAGCCTTCGCGCCCGAGCTGCTGCTCGTCCGTGGCGAATGCCTGCTGGTTGATGTATTCTCGAACCATCGTCGTCCTGCGCTGCATAATCATTCCCTCCAACGGATGGGATCATCCCACACCGTTGTTCCAAAGCGTACCTTATTAGCTGTATATACACATTGTATCATTTTGTATATACAAATTCAACCAATAATCAATGCATTTTACATTGATTTGTGTGGTATTATATATAGTAGTGTATATACACTATTGTTCTTGGAGAAGACTGAATGAAGATTACACGTCGATCGGATACGGGGAAAGGCGGGCATCTGCTGATCTCGGTTCCCGCCAACCGGATCGCCGAGGTTGAGGCGGCGCTCAACTTTCTTGAGGCACAGCGCCAGCAGCGGGGATCGCAGATCATCATTGACGTGATGCTTCGAGCGGCGAAGCGGAGCGGCTGGAAACCGGACTCTCAGGTGGACCCAGCGATGCCGAGGTCGTGACTCGTCGGCCTGCCCTCCGTCTCGCCGCGCTCCTATCGGAGAGGTAGGAGACGGGGAGGTTTGAGAACAACCATTATCGGCATCACTCGAACCGATGGTGTTCCCGGTAGCAGAGCTTGATCGAGGAAGGCGAACGTCGTCGCGAGGATGCGATTCCACTGGGTGCGGTACAGCCGCAGATCGGTCAGCGCCCGGTCGAGCACCTCGGCGGGCGATGAACCGCCAAACAGGATACAGAACGAGAGCCAGGGGAGCATTTCGCGCCCTGGGTCAGATCCAGGACCCATGCGGTGGTGGCATGATCGCAACGCGACGTGACGAGCAGCGGCTGCTTATCGTGCTGGCGGGGCCGACAGGCCAGACCCCGGCCACGCCACATACGGGAGCGAGCGATTGAAGCTGCGCTTGACGTGCGAATACGGGAGAAACAGGTCCTGCGCCGGATCGTACTTGAGCGTCTGAGCGGTGATCAACGAACCATACTGGACCGCTGTGACCGCTTCGGGTAGGTGCGTCAGCACGGTACCACCCGCCATCTCTGCGTGCAGCCACACATACACCGTGTTGAGCGGCGTCAACCACGCCGCCTGGTCCGCCGACACGGCGTGCGCGCTGATGGGGATCGCTGGAGTCGGGGAGCTATTGATGATCGCGGCTTGCGTGAGGCCAAAGATCAAGGCGGGATACTGGGTGAGCGGGACCTGATTCTCGACGTAGAACTGCCGCGCACCAACAGCCCCAGCGCAGGGAAGGGGACCATGGAACCGCGCATCGGCGGCGAAGGCGTAGGCATGCGCGGGGCGTACTGGATAGGGCTGCGATTGGGTCGGCATGAGCCGCGCCCCGTGAACGAGCCGCGTGGGGGCGGCATAAAGGCCGTAGGTGTCCGACCACGCTACGAGGTTGTCCGCGCGCGGCGTGAAACTTTGCCAGACGACCGTGGGATGGTGGGGATCGTTGACCGGCTTCGCGATGACGATCATACGGTTGGTGGCCTGGATCACGTGCAGATCGGCGGGATCAATAAGCAACTGGAGCGAACAGGTTGGCATGGGGGGTACTCCTATCACGAGCTAAAATGCGTGCTGGGTGTGGTTGCACCGAACGTAGGACCATTTCATCATAGAGCGACCGGCATGATGGATCGGTTTCCGG from Herpetosiphonaceae bacterium encodes the following:
- a CDS encoding M23 family metallopeptidase, producing MLASRSPKRIRRRSTLFAALALSATLLLSALVPQNVAPAHARPLFRMPFRCGQTWIASTRSNHNPLYAVDFNRDNDFGDAVIASAGGTISVIRNLGDESYGRYMIINHGGGWTTLYAHLSETFGSVGQSVSMGTRIGSVGNSGGSSGAHLHYEQRYNSSAVKAILGSYEVKYFDDYQPLTSHNSC